One segment of Variovorax sp. PAMC28562 DNA contains the following:
- a CDS encoding transporter substrate-binding domain-containing protein codes for MSHPIFRRALTGAMAALGLGAALVAFSPLAFAQSMADIKKKGEITIGVMVDVPPYATTDVQNQPDGYDADVAKLLGKDWGVKVNTVTVTGPNRIPYVLTNKVDVLVAVLAITPERSKQVQFSSPYSAATIVLYGSVKSPIKSAADLKGLRVGVARASTQDVALSAVAPEGTEIRRFDDDASAMQALISGQVDAIGCPSTVAAQISKRVPANTFEEKFVVRQQFMGIVMRLGQDDLLKNLNEFVARNTANGELNKLYRKWLGVDLPKMQ; via the coding sequence ATGTCCCATCCTATTTTTCGCCGCGCTTTGACGGGTGCCATGGCCGCATTGGGTCTTGGCGCCGCGCTTGTCGCTTTTTCTCCGCTCGCCTTTGCACAGTCCATGGCCGACATAAAGAAGAAGGGCGAGATCACCATCGGGGTCATGGTGGACGTACCGCCGTATGCGACCACCGACGTCCAGAATCAGCCCGATGGCTATGACGCCGACGTGGCCAAGTTGCTTGGCAAGGACTGGGGCGTCAAGGTCAACACTGTGACGGTGACCGGCCCGAACCGCATTCCCTATGTGCTGACCAACAAGGTCGATGTGTTGGTGGCGGTGCTCGCCATCACACCGGAACGGTCGAAGCAGGTTCAGTTTTCGTCGCCATATTCGGCCGCGACCATCGTTCTCTATGGGTCGGTCAAATCACCCATCAAGAGCGCAGCTGATCTGAAGGGGCTTCGCGTTGGCGTGGCACGTGCAAGCACGCAGGACGTGGCGCTGTCTGCCGTCGCACCTGAAGGTACCGAGATCCGCCGCTTCGACGACGATGCCTCGGCCATGCAGGCGCTTATCTCGGGCCAGGTCGATGCCATCGGTTGCCCCAGCACTGTTGCAGCGCAAATTTCCAAGCGCGTGCCCGCCAACACATTCGAAGAGAAGTTTGTGGTGCGCCAGCAATTCATGGGCATCGTCATGCGACTCGGGCAAGACGATCTGCTTAAGAACCTGAACGAGTTCGTCGCGCGAAACACGGCAAACGGCGAACTCAACAAGCTCTATCGCAAATGGCTGGGCGTCGACCTTCCAAAGATGCAGTGA
- a CDS encoding amino acid ABC transporter ATP-binding protein translates to MAADSIIRIEAVNKWYGTFQVLTDIDLDVKQGERIVVCGPSGSGKSTLIRCINRLETVQKGKIVVDGIDLTAGGKNVDAVRAEVGMVFQQFNLFPHLTILQNCTLAPMRSRGMTKPQAEEVAMKYLTRVRIPEQAHKYPSQLSGGQQQRVAIARALCMTPKIMLFDEPTSALDPEMVKEVLDTMISLADDGMTMLCVTHEMGFARSVADRVIFMADGKILEQAPPAEFFGNPKNEKLKQFLGQILSSNQAH, encoded by the coding sequence ATGGCGGCCGATTCGATCATCCGCATCGAGGCGGTCAACAAGTGGTACGGCACCTTCCAGGTGCTGACCGACATCGACCTCGACGTGAAGCAGGGTGAACGCATCGTGGTGTGCGGGCCCTCGGGCTCGGGCAAGTCGACGCTGATTCGTTGCATCAACCGGCTCGAGACCGTGCAAAAGGGAAAGATCGTCGTGGACGGTATCGACCTCACGGCCGGCGGCAAGAACGTCGATGCGGTGCGGGCTGAAGTCGGCATGGTGTTCCAGCAGTTCAACCTGTTCCCGCACCTGACGATCCTGCAGAACTGCACGCTGGCGCCGATGCGCTCGCGCGGCATGACGAAGCCGCAGGCCGAAGAGGTCGCGATGAAGTACCTCACGCGCGTGCGCATACCCGAGCAAGCCCATAAATATCCGAGCCAGTTGTCGGGTGGCCAGCAGCAGCGCGTGGCGATTGCTCGCGCACTCTGCATGACGCCGAAGATCATGTTGTTCGACGAGCCGACCTCTGCGCTCGACCCCGAGATGGTCAAGGAAGTGCTCGACACCATGATCAGCCTGGCCGACGACGGCATGACGATGCTGTGCGTCACGCACGAGATGGGCTTTGCCCGCAGCGTGGCCGACCGCGTGATCTTCATGGCCGACGGCAAGATCCTCGAGCAAGCGCCGCCCGCCGAATTTTTCGGTAACCCGAAGAACGAAAAGCTCAAGCAGTTTCTCGGACAGATCCTCAGCTCGAACCAGGCGCATTGA
- a CDS encoding sugar phosphate isomerase/epimerase family protein, with the protein MSTVLVSLSSFGAAEVGRHGQLWYAQLAKSAGADSVEVRGEMLRDAATELPALAGLASVYSSPEGLWAEGGWLDSAALGRGIAAATTLGAKRLKMSIGDFRASSHGSLWGLKVQLSETRIELLIENDQTVSAGSLPALMTFFNAAESAGISLGMTFDMGNWHYVGECPIEAAKALGKRVRYVHCKGVQRLPAKWVAVALAESAAPWRALLRALPADVPRAIEYPLMGDDLLAVAREQIAFVRAL; encoded by the coding sequence ATGTCCACCGTTCTCGTTTCGCTGTCGTCTTTCGGCGCTGCCGAAGTCGGCCGCCATGGTCAGTTGTGGTACGCCCAGTTGGCGAAATCCGCCGGTGCGGACTCGGTCGAAGTGCGCGGCGAAATGCTGCGCGATGCGGCGACGGAATTGCCTGCGCTGGCTGGCCTGGCTTCGGTCTATTCGAGTCCCGAAGGCTTGTGGGCCGAGGGCGGCTGGCTCGACAGCGCCGCGCTGGGTCGCGGCATCGCGGCAGCGACCACACTCGGTGCCAAGCGGTTGAAGATGTCGATCGGCGATTTTCGTGCGAGCTCGCATGGATCGCTGTGGGGCTTGAAGGTGCAGTTGTCCGAGACGCGCATCGAGCTCCTGATCGAGAACGACCAGACCGTGTCGGCGGGTTCGCTGCCGGCCTTGATGACCTTCTTCAATGCGGCGGAGAGCGCCGGCATTTCACTCGGGATGACATTCGACATGGGCAACTGGCATTACGTCGGTGAGTGTCCGATCGAGGCGGCCAAGGCGCTCGGCAAACGCGTGCGCTATGTCCATTGCAAAGGCGTGCAACGGCTGCCTGCAAAGTGGGTGGCGGTGGCGCTCGCTGAATCCGCAGCACCCTGGCGTGCGCTGCTCCGGGCGTTGCCAGCCGATGTGCCGCGCGCCATCGAATACCCGCTGATGGGCGACGACCTGCTGGCCGTGGCCCGCGAGCAAATCGCGTTCGTCCGCGCGCTGTGA
- a CDS encoding sugar kinase: MTDAALDIALFDVALFGEAMLLLVADRPGPLENAEYFYKRTAGAETNVAIGLARLGLKVGWASRLGTDSMGRYLIAAMKGEGIDCSHVICDAAQRTGFQFKGRVTDGSDPPVEYHRKGSAASQMGPADVDEAWLRSARHLHATGVFAAISDTSLQAALKTMDVMRAAGRTISFDPNLRPTLWTSTEAMRHWINELASRADWVLPGLEEGSLLTGETEPEAIAKFYRRLGAKLVVVKLGAQGAYYDSDVAGTGRIEGFAVAEVIDTVGAGDGFAAGVVSALLEGKSVPEAVRRGAWIGARAVQVLGDTEGLPTRAQLNEAGL; the protein is encoded by the coding sequence ATGACAGACGCTGCTCTCGATATCGCGCTGTTCGATGTTGCGCTGTTCGGGGAAGCGATGCTGTTGCTGGTCGCCGACCGGCCCGGTCCCCTCGAGAACGCCGAGTATTTTTACAAGCGTACCGCCGGCGCAGAAACCAACGTGGCCATCGGTTTGGCGCGCCTTGGACTCAAGGTCGGCTGGGCCAGTCGGCTCGGCACCGATTCGATGGGGCGCTACCTGATCGCAGCCATGAAGGGCGAGGGCATCGACTGCTCTCATGTGATTTGCGACGCAGCACAGCGCACCGGCTTTCAGTTCAAAGGTCGTGTGACCGACGGCAGCGATCCGCCGGTCGAGTACCACCGCAAGGGTTCGGCTGCGAGCCAGATGGGGCCGGCCGATGTCGACGAGGCATGGCTGCGATCGGCGCGACATCTGCATGCCACCGGCGTCTTCGCCGCCATCTCCGACACGAGCCTGCAAGCTGCGCTGAAAACGATGGACGTCATGCGCGCGGCAGGCCGCACCATCTCTTTCGACCCTAACCTGCGGCCGACGCTGTGGACTTCGACCGAGGCCATGCGGCATTGGATCAACGAGCTTGCGTCGCGTGCCGACTGGGTCTTGCCAGGCTTGGAAGAAGGCTCGCTGCTGACAGGCGAAACGGAGCCCGAGGCCATCGCTAAGTTCTACCGCCGGCTCGGCGCGAAGCTGGTCGTGGTCAAGCTCGGTGCCCAGGGCGCTTACTACGACAGTGACGTGGCCGGCACGGGCCGCATCGAAGGTTTTGCCGTGGCAGAAGTGATCGACACCGTAGGCGCCGGCGACGGCTTTGCCGCTGGTGTCGTCAGCGCGCTGCTCGAAGGCAAGAGCGTGCCGGAGGCCGTCCGTCGCGGCGCGTGGATCGGCGCACGTGCGGTGCAGGTTCTCGGCGACACCGAGGGCCTGCCGACGCGGGCACAACTCAATGAGGCAGGACTGTGA
- a CDS encoding 2-hydroxyacid dehydrogenase — protein MTRKNVLVFRDLPEDQLARLRAAHEVTVADPRTLPDVFNAALPTTHGLIGASHPVDTALLDAAPRLEVISSVSVGVDNYPLAELNARGIVLCHTPGVLTETVADTVFALLMATQRRVVELANLVREGRWNNSIGEDLFGYDVHGKTLGILGFGRIGQAVARRAALGFGMPVLYHSRRAVDLATQAPELQGRATHTPLDALLAESDIVLAMLPLSDATRGMIDAKFFARMKPGAAFINVGRGATVDEAALLAALDQGSLRAAGLDVFAKEPLPFDSPLRTHPRVTPLPHIGSATHETRHAMAEVATTNLLQALAGERPTAAYDTGAG, from the coding sequence ATGACGCGCAAGAACGTATTGGTGTTTCGCGATCTCCCCGAAGATCAACTGGCTCGTCTGCGAGCGGCGCATGAAGTGACGGTGGCCGATCCGCGCACGCTGCCCGACGTGTTCAACGCCGCGCTGCCGACGACGCACGGACTCATCGGCGCCAGCCATCCGGTCGATACGGCGTTGCTCGATGCAGCACCGCGACTCGAAGTCATCTCAAGCGTGTCGGTCGGTGTCGACAACTACCCATTGGCCGAGCTGAACGCGCGCGGCATCGTGCTGTGCCACACCCCCGGCGTACTCACCGAAACCGTGGCGGACACGGTATTCGCGTTGTTGATGGCGACGCAACGGCGTGTGGTCGAACTTGCGAATCTGGTCCGCGAAGGACGATGGAACAACAGCATTGGTGAAGACCTGTTCGGCTACGACGTGCACGGCAAGACGCTCGGCATCCTCGGCTTCGGGCGCATCGGTCAGGCGGTGGCGCGTCGTGCGGCGCTCGGCTTCGGCATGCCGGTGCTGTATCACTCGCGCCGCGCGGTCGACCTTGCTACGCAAGCACCGGAGTTGCAGGGGCGCGCGACCCACACGCCGCTCGACGCGCTGCTTGCGGAGTCGGACATCGTGCTGGCGATGCTGCCTTTGTCTGACGCAACGCGCGGGATGATCGATGCGAAGTTCTTCGCGCGCATGAAGCCGGGCGCGGCTTTCATAAATGTGGGCCGCGGCGCAACGGTCGATGAGGCCGCGTTGCTGGCCGCACTCGATCAAGGCAGCCTTCGCGCAGCAGGGCTCGATGTGTTCGCGAAAGAACCGCTGCCGTTCGATTCACCGCTGCGCACGCATCCGCGCGTCACGCCATTGCCGCACATCGGCTCGGCCACGCACGAGACGCGGCACGCGATGGCCGAGGTCGCCACGACCAACTTGCTGCAAGCGCTGGCGGGGGAGCGGCCGACTGCCGCTTACGACACGGGCGCAGGTTGA
- a CDS encoding LacI family DNA-binding transcriptional regulator has protein sequence MQRPGKSTIADVAAAAGVSKATVSRFLNHRERLLSPDIATRVETAIAALGYSPSPMAQALSRGRSRLIGLIVADITNPYSVAVLRGAEKACQDAGYLVMLFNLGNDFEREREAIDALAGYQVDGFILNTLGRGAGLVDADALHGKPAVLVDRRHAGMHTDFVSLDNRSAMRTACKHLVDGGYRELLYITEPSKGVSSRRERTAAFGACMTAHQPKVAGEVFESVGDGGAALDEALRALRKRAMRGQRTTSAKGAAVIAGNAVVTLRVAQAMARLDLQFGRDIGFVGFDDPDWASLIGPGLSTISQPTDEIGRTAASCLIERLKGLDVAPRQLLLSGELVVRGSSLRGAG, from the coding sequence TTGCAGCGTCCTGGCAAATCCACCATCGCCGATGTGGCAGCGGCGGCGGGCGTCTCGAAAGCGACGGTCTCGCGCTTTCTGAATCACCGCGAACGGTTGCTGAGTCCCGACATCGCGACGCGCGTCGAAACCGCCATCGCTGCGCTCGGCTATTCGCCGAGCCCGATGGCCCAAGCGTTGAGCCGCGGCCGTTCGCGACTGATCGGCCTGATCGTGGCGGACATCACCAACCCCTATTCGGTGGCCGTATTGCGCGGTGCCGAGAAAGCCTGCCAGGACGCCGGCTACCTCGTGATGCTGTTCAACCTCGGCAACGACTTCGAGCGCGAGCGCGAGGCCATCGATGCGCTAGCGGGATACCAGGTCGACGGCTTTATCCTCAATACGTTAGGCCGCGGCGCGGGTCTGGTCGATGCCGATGCGCTGCATGGCAAACCGGCGGTGCTGGTCGACCGTCGGCACGCGGGCATGCACACCGACTTCGTCTCGCTCGACAACCGCTCTGCGATGCGCACTGCCTGCAAGCATCTGGTCGATGGCGGCTATCGCGAATTGCTTTACATCACCGAACCGTCGAAAGGCGTGAGTTCACGGCGCGAGCGCACAGCGGCTTTCGGCGCCTGCATGACCGCGCATCAGCCGAAGGTGGCGGGAGAAGTCTTCGAGAGCGTAGGAGATGGAGGTGCAGCGCTCGACGAAGCACTGCGTGCACTGCGTAAGCGCGCCATGCGGGGTCAGCGAACAACTTCCGCCAAAGGTGCCGCAGTCATCGCTGGCAACGCAGTCGTCACGCTGCGCGTGGCACAGGCCATGGCGCGGCTCGATCTGCAGTTCGGACGCGACATCGGCTTCGTGGGGTTCGACGACCCGGACTGGGCCTCGTTGATCGGGCCGGGACTCAGCACGATCTCGCAGCCGACCGACGAGATCGGCCGCACGGCAGCGAGTTGTCTGATCGAGCGGTTGAAGGGGCTCGATGTCGCACCGCGGCAGTTGTTGCTGTCGGGGGAGCTGGTGGTGCGAGGGTCTTCGCTGCGCGGGGCAGGCTGA